From the Manihot esculenta cultivar AM560-2 chromosome 3, M.esculenta_v8, whole genome shotgun sequence genome, one window contains:
- the LOC110611153 gene encoding endoglucanase 16 yields MGNFKIPFLFILIAWFTIFQGLLVTVNGHFDYKDALTKCIIFLEAQRSGKLPPHHRVPWRGDSALDDGKLENVDLCGGYYDAGDNVKYGLPMAFTVTTLAWSAIAYKKELHAAGEMDNVIAGIKWGTDYLLKASRKKNILYVQVGDPVADHECWVRPENMKTPRTLLKIGAHQPGTEIAAETAAAMAASSIVFRPCNRTYSRRLLNKAKLLFKMAKSHKGTYDGECPFYCSFSGYNDELLWAATWLYKASKKTEYMHYITDESINANVAEFSWDLKYAGAQVLLSKFFFEGNKGLTTLKNGADSFICSSHPESPYHQLYVTPGGMLHLRDGANTQYVTGIALLFATYSDILKHHKEKVTCGSKEYDSAALLNFARQQMDYLLGNNPLKRSFMVGFGQNPPTQPHHRGASVPMAEANEDIACPMSFTKWFQKTGPNPNELTGAFVGGPDKYDNFNDKRTESCYTEPCTYVNSQAVGVLAKLASECL; encoded by the exons ATGGGTAACTTTAAGATACCTTTCTTGTTCATTCTTATAGCATGGTTCACTATTTTTCAAGGACTTCTGGTAACTGTTAATGGACATTTTGATTATAAGGATGCTCTTACAAAGTGTATAATTTTCTTGGAAGCTCAACGTTCCGGGAAACTCCCACCACACCACAGGGTACCTTGGAGAGGAGACTCTGCCCTTGACGACGGTAAACTTGAAAAT GTGGACCTTTGTGGGGGATACTATGACGCAGGAGACAATGTAAAATATGGATTGCCAATGGCTTTCACCGTTACAACCCTAGCATGGAGTGCTATTGCTTATAAAAAAGAGTTGCATGCCGCCGGCGAGATGGATAATGTGATTGCCGGAATCAAATGGGGCACAGATTATTTACTAAAAGCCAGCCGtaaaaaaaacattttgtaTGTGCAG GTTGGAGATCCTGTAGCGGATCATGAATGTTGGGTTCGACCAGAAAATATGAAGACACCAAGGACTCTGCTTAAGATTGGTGCACATCAACCTGGAACTGAGATTGCTGCTGAAACAGCAGCTGCAATGGCTGCTTCTTCCATTGTTTTCAGACCCTGCAATCGTACCTATTCCCGTCGTCTCCTCAACAAAGCCAAACTG ctcttcaaaatgGCCAAATCACACAAAGGAACGTACGACGGAGAATGCCCCTTCTATTGCTCTTTCTCCGGCTACAAT GATGAGCTGCTGTGGGCTGCAACTTGGCTATACAAGGCCTCCAAAAAGACAGAGTACATGCATTACATAACAGACGAATCTATTAATGCTAATGTTGCTGAGTTTAGCTGGGATCTCAAATACGCTGGAGCCCAAGTTTTGCTCTCCAAG TTTTTCTTCGAAGGAAATAAGGGTTTGACTACTCTAAAAAATGGAGCTGATAGTTTCATATGTTCTTCACATCCTGAGAGCCCTTACCACCAACTTTACGTCACTCCAG GTGGTATGCTTCACTTGAGAGATGGAGCCAATACTCAATATGTTACAGGCATAGCTTTATTGTTTGCAACCTACAGTGACATCCTCAAACATCACAAAGAAAAGGTTACCTGTGGAAGCAAGGAATATGACTCAGCCGCCCTCCTCAACTTTGCCAGGCAACAG ATGGATTACTTGCTGGGGAACAACCCTCTGAAGAGATCATTCATGGTGGGATTTGGACAGAACCCACCAACACAACCACACCACAGAGGAGCTTCTGTCCCAATGGCAGAAGCAAACGAGGATATTGCCTGCCCTATGAGCTTTACAAAGTGGTTCCAGAAGACTGGACCAAACCCTAATGAGCTAACCGGTGCATTCGTCGGTGGACCTGACAAATACGACAATTTCAACGACAAACGAACTGAGTCATGCTATACCGAGCCATGCACCTACGTGAATTCTCAGGCAGTTGGTGTTCTAGCGAAGCTGGCAAGTGAATGCCTGTAG
- the LOC110611976 gene encoding fatty-acid-binding protein 2 isoform X2, with amino-acid sequence MKNNWLYFMNPNDGCPYIFPLEPLLSKSFRGHTFSQLNSFVDNSLHQSRFLYIPGSMAFQEALKCMSKLAGALLFWFTSSSSSNLTQQISGNQHGPRVGSSHSLTQVKHITSTKHELTGFRFGYRSKGESSSLVVLGKISSFMRRLLCREAERLQSFPVFSFAAALVPPLENLPSKVLAVPLENGDGQVQRSIDQRPCEVGPHGCSGFSFPDLNWTRHAVEPRTGIEFPVILDNILAEEHKSSLTSEVLVGTGSKSMKIIKVKSLKVYAFGFYVHPNSVCEKLGQKYASVPSDELNKCRDFYEDLLREEIGMTVRLVINCNGMKINTVKNAFEKSLRARLQKGTTVDFRRTADGQLITEIGGEQIGAVHSKELCRAFFDMYLGDIPVSEQTKEDIGNNVGSILRRC; translated from the exons atGAAGAACAATTGGTTGTATTTCATGAATCCGAATGATGGATGTCCATATATTTTCCCTTTAGAACCCCTTTTATCAAAAAGTTTCAGGGGTCACACATTTTCCCAGTTAAATTCATTTGTGGACAATTCTCTGCACCAATCTAGATTCTTATATATTCCTGGAAGCATGGCTTTTCAAGAAGCTCTTAAGTGCATGTCAAAGCTTGCTGGTGCTTTACTTTTTTGGTTCACTAGTTCATCCAGTTCAAATTTGACACAGCAAATATCAGGAAATCAACATGGACCAAGGGTTGGAAGCAGTCATTCTCTTACCCAAGTTAAGCACATTACTTCTACCAAACATGAGCTCACTGGGTTTCGCTTCGGCTATAGATCAAAAGGAGAATCTTCATCTCTTGTAGTTTTAGGTAAGATTTCAAGTTTCATGAGGAGGCTTCTCTGCAGAGAAGCTGAAAGACTTCAATCATTCCCAGTTTTCTCATTCGCTGCTGCTTTGGTTCCACCTCTTGAAAACTT ACCTTCAAAGGTATTAGCTGTTCCATTGGAGAATGGTGATGGGCAAGTGCAAAGATCTATAGATCAAAGGCCTTGTGAAGTTGGGCCGCATGGATGTTCAGGCTTCTCATTTCCTGACTTAAATTGGACAAGACATGCTGTTGAGCCTAGAACTGGCATTGAGTTTCCAGTGATTTTGGACAACATATTAGCTGAAGAGCATAAATCTAGTTTAACCTCGGAG GTTCTTGTAGGAACTGGATCCAAAAGTATGAAAATAATCAAAGTAAAGTCACTGAAGGTTTATGCATTTGGTTTTT ATGTGCATCCTAACTCTGTCTGTGAGAAATTGGGCCAAAAATATGCTTCTGTTCCTTCTGATGAATTAAATAAATGCCGTGACTTTTATGAGGATCTTCTCAG GGAAGAGATTGGCATGACTGTTCGGCTTGTCATTAACTGCAACGGGATGAAAATCAATACAGTGAAAAA TGCTTTTGAGAAATCACTTCGAGCCCGTTTACAGAAG GGCACAACTGTTGATTTTCGACGGACAGCTGATGGGCAACTAATAACTGAAA TTGGAGGTGAGCAGATTGGAGCAGTCCATAGCAAGGAATTATGTA GGGCTTTCTTTGACATGTATCTCGGAGATATTCCTGTGTCAGAGCAAACAAAGGAAGACATTGGCAATAATGTAGGCAGTATTCTTAGGAGGTGCTAA
- the LOC110611976 gene encoding fatty-acid-binding protein 2 isoform X1, which translates to MKNNWLYFMNPNDGCPYIFPLEPLLSKSFRGHTFSQLNSFVDNSLHQSRFLYIPGSMAFQEALKCMSKLAGALLFWFTSSSSSNLTQQISGNQHGPRVGSSHSLTQVKHITSTKHELTGFRFGYRSKGESSSLVVLGKISSFMRRLLCREAERLQSFPVFSFAAALVPPLENLPSKVLAVPLENGDGQVQRSIDQRPCEVGPHGCSGFSFPDLNWTRHAVEPRTGIEFPVILDNILAEEHKSSLTSEVLVGTGSKSMKIIKVKSLKVYAFGFYVHPNSVCEKLGQKYASVPSDELNKCRDFYEDLLREEIGMTVRLVINCNGMKINTVKNAFEKSLRARLQKTNPHTDYSCVRAFGSFFTKDIPLPAGTTVDFRRTADGQLITEIGGEQIGAVHSKELCRAFFDMYLGDIPVSEQTKEDIGNNVGSILRRC; encoded by the exons atGAAGAACAATTGGTTGTATTTCATGAATCCGAATGATGGATGTCCATATATTTTCCCTTTAGAACCCCTTTTATCAAAAAGTTTCAGGGGTCACACATTTTCCCAGTTAAATTCATTTGTGGACAATTCTCTGCACCAATCTAGATTCTTATATATTCCTGGAAGCATGGCTTTTCAAGAAGCTCTTAAGTGCATGTCAAAGCTTGCTGGTGCTTTACTTTTTTGGTTCACTAGTTCATCCAGTTCAAATTTGACACAGCAAATATCAGGAAATCAACATGGACCAAGGGTTGGAAGCAGTCATTCTCTTACCCAAGTTAAGCACATTACTTCTACCAAACATGAGCTCACTGGGTTTCGCTTCGGCTATAGATCAAAAGGAGAATCTTCATCTCTTGTAGTTTTAGGTAAGATTTCAAGTTTCATGAGGAGGCTTCTCTGCAGAGAAGCTGAAAGACTTCAATCATTCCCAGTTTTCTCATTCGCTGCTGCTTTGGTTCCACCTCTTGAAAACTT ACCTTCAAAGGTATTAGCTGTTCCATTGGAGAATGGTGATGGGCAAGTGCAAAGATCTATAGATCAAAGGCCTTGTGAAGTTGGGCCGCATGGATGTTCAGGCTTCTCATTTCCTGACTTAAATTGGACAAGACATGCTGTTGAGCCTAGAACTGGCATTGAGTTTCCAGTGATTTTGGACAACATATTAGCTGAAGAGCATAAATCTAGTTTAACCTCGGAG GTTCTTGTAGGAACTGGATCCAAAAGTATGAAAATAATCAAAGTAAAGTCACTGAAGGTTTATGCATTTGGTTTTT ATGTGCATCCTAACTCTGTCTGTGAGAAATTGGGCCAAAAATATGCTTCTGTTCCTTCTGATGAATTAAATAAATGCCGTGACTTTTATGAGGATCTTCTCAG GGAAGAGATTGGCATGACTGTTCGGCTTGTCATTAACTGCAACGGGATGAAAATCAATACAGTGAAAAA TGCTTTTGAGAAATCACTTCGAGCCCGTTTACAGAAG ACAAATCCCCACACTGATTACAGTTGTGTGAGAGCATTTGGTTCATTCTTCACAAAAGATATTCCACTACCTGCG GGCACAACTGTTGATTTTCGACGGACAGCTGATGGGCAACTAATAACTGAAA TTGGAGGTGAGCAGATTGGAGCAGTCCATAGCAAGGAATTATGTA GGGCTTTCTTTGACATGTATCTCGGAGATATTCCTGTGTCAGAGCAAACAAAGGAAGACATTGGCAATAATGTAGGCAGTATTCTTAGGAGGTGCTAA